One segment of Fructilactobacillus hinvesii DNA contains the following:
- a CDS encoding N-acetylmuramoyl-L-alanine amidase yields METKTKVVSTLAVLSAGFLFALVPANTKAATVDYTYSLGTGEGSSQPTTNKTIIAHETGTPNASAQNNAAFEKRTWYSNGAYVAYIVGNANDGTPGHIYQVGQPGYVQWGAGTWANANSPVQIELAETDNYEDFKVNYATYINLIRDSANAYGIPLTVDDGNYWGVKSHNWISNNIWGDHTDPYGYLSKMGITPAQFAHDVENGVSDSTPSQPVPAPKPSQPSRPSQPRAQSYTSEDGTFVNGDTPINVHSAPNVESSVTGQLPAWYSLVYYGYVVNDGYVWIVYTSYNGTRYCPVRPVGQAAWGTFY; encoded by the coding sequence ATGGAAACAAAAACTAAAGTAGTTTCAACGCTCGCAGTTCTGTCTGCGGGCTTTTTATTTGCACTTGTACCGGCCAATACTAAGGCTGCTACTGTGGACTACACTTATTCGTTAGGTACTGGTGAAGGTTCTAGCCAACCAACCACTAACAAAACCATCATTGCCCACGAAACTGGGACACCAAATGCTAGTGCACAGAACAATGCAGCTTTTGAAAAGCGTACCTGGTACTCAAACGGAGCCTACGTTGCTTATATCGTGGGAAATGCCAATGATGGTACACCTGGTCACATTTATCAAGTGGGACAACCTGGTTACGTTCAATGGGGAGCCGGAACGTGGGCTAACGCTAACTCACCTGTACAAATTGAATTAGCAGAAACTGACAACTACGAGGATTTCAAAGTAAACTACGCTACGTACATCAATCTCATCCGTGATAGTGCTAACGCCTATGGGATCCCGCTAACCGTTGATGATGGGAACTACTGGGGCGTTAAGAGCCACAACTGGATTTCAAACAACATTTGGGGTGACCACACAGACCCGTATGGCTACTTATCAAAGATGGGAATTACACCAGCACAGTTTGCTCACGACGTTGAGAATGGCGTAAGTGATTCAACACCTAGCCAACCTGTGCCAGCGCCAAAACCGTCGCAACCTAGCCGGCCATCACAGCCGCGTGCACAATCTTATACGTCTGAAGATGGTACATTCGTGAATGGTGATACACCAATCAACGTTCACAGTGCACCGAATGTTGAATCATCCGTAACCGGCCAATTGCCAGCATGGTATTCACTTGTTTACTATGGATACGTAGTTAATGATGGCTACGTTTGGATCGTCTACACGAGTTACAATGGGACACGCTATTGCCCGGTTCGTCCAGTTGGTCAAGCTGCCTGGGGAACGTTCTACTAA
- a CDS encoding MFS transporter: MELHVNYHLIVPQLIIFSSAILEGIGNALLSGSDTAYFFEALRNHHEGNYYDRIRGQVQLITALATGIATFIGGFLFHYNFTWPYFAQTGFLLGTILLISKLPNEAKSARNLRATNFWQPLVVFRAMLSSGNILVTFLLTGMITAIVNAIFTFMPQTIAKMGFSATSNGLIFMLFSFAGGLVATQSYRILDWKITRIMLFIIVMISVSFLLQIQPMSWLFIIGLGILYITVDFLDPLVMTILNQWVQDRERATFLSGLAFLITILTVIFNPLISLLLTRLGVITMLGIVAGFTILSILFLILMDHQDKLK; this comes from the coding sequence ATGGAACTACATGTTAATTATCATTTAATTGTCCCACAATTAATCATTTTTAGTTCAGCTATTTTAGAAGGAATTGGAAATGCACTTTTAAGTGGCTCTGATACGGCATATTTTTTTGAAGCATTACGAAATCATCATGAGGGTAATTATTATGATCGAATTAGAGGACAAGTTCAGTTAATTACAGCATTAGCAACTGGGATTGCAACTTTTATTGGTGGCTTTTTATTTCATTATAATTTTACGTGGCCTTATTTTGCACAAACAGGCTTCTTACTTGGAACGATACTGTTAATTAGTAAATTACCTAATGAAGCTAAATCCGCGCGTAATTTAAGAGCAACCAATTTTTGGCAACCATTAGTGGTTTTTCGTGCCATGCTTAGTAGTGGGAACATTTTAGTTACCTTTTTACTAACTGGAATGATTACAGCAATTGTAAATGCAATTTTCACTTTTATGCCCCAGACAATTGCTAAAATGGGGTTTTCTGCAACTTCTAATGGCTTAATCTTTATGTTATTTAGTTTTGCTGGTGGATTAGTAGCTACGCAATCATATCGCATTTTAGACTGGAAAATCACCAGGATAATGCTGTTCATAATTGTGATGATTAGCGTTAGTTTTTTACTACAAATCCAACCAATGTCATGGTTGTTTATCATTGGTCTAGGTATTTTGTATATTACAGTTGATTTTCTTGATCCACTTGTAATGACCATCTTAAATCAATGGGTTCAGGATCGAGAGCGCGCTACGTTTTTATCTGGTCTAGCTTTTTTAATTACAATTTTAACCGTAATTTTTAATCCGCTCATTAGTTTATTACTGACAAGATTGGGAGTAATTACAATGCTAGGCATTGTTGCTGGATTTACAATTTTGTCAATCCTATTTTTAATTTTAATGGACCATCAAGATAAACTGAAATAA
- a CDS encoding Rqc2 family fibronectin-binding protein: MSFDGSFTHAMVNELNSVLIGGRITKISEPYPNEIIVTVRSQHHNYQVLLSANPTYARIQTTSIPFQNPRTPNTFTMTLRKHLQGSFIKQIHQVDNDRIVHIHINTRNEIGDLEELVLVIEIMARHSNIMLVEAQNRNIIDAIKRIGPDKNRFRTILPGSKYVNPPQQDLIDPFKLTNMNLIEQLNHDFPNAEVLAGELRKSLQGLGTDTSLVLAAALHQPGEDLQTKYNHFWNQFDRPTPVTTLTQQGKLGFAPFPYPPLQTEQHFSSLSTMLDHFFQTKVQRERVREQGAQLIQVTRNELKKNRKKIKRLEKDAKDATNADQYRIKGEVLMTYLHQVKPGMKQVSLPNFYDNNQPIEINLKVDLSPSANAQWYFKQFQKKKNAGKYIQEQLQNTHVEIDYFENIESQIELANPENLADIKTELQQAGYLKRKTKKTTKKVMVSQPEKFVASDGTVILVGKNNLQNDKLTLKTADKRETWLHTQNIHGSHVIIRSFSPSEKTILEAANLAAYFSKARNSANVPVDYDLVKRVKKPNGAKPGLVHYTGQKTVYVTPSQTLVEQLRQNAK, from the coding sequence ATGTCATTTGACGGATCCTTTACTCATGCAATGGTGAATGAATTAAATTCTGTACTCATTGGAGGACGCATCACAAAGATTAGTGAACCATATCCCAATGAAATCATTGTGACGGTTCGTTCTCAACATCATAACTATCAAGTCTTATTATCAGCCAACCCCACTTATGCTAGAATCCAAACAACTAGCATTCCGTTTCAAAATCCTCGAACGCCTAATACCTTTACCATGACGCTAAGAAAACACTTACAGGGTAGTTTTATTAAGCAAATTCATCAGGTTGATAATGATCGTATCGTTCACATTCACATTAATACTAGGAATGAAATTGGGGATTTAGAAGAACTAGTCCTGGTAATTGAAATCATGGCCCGCCACAGCAATATTATGTTAGTGGAAGCTCAAAATAGAAATATTATTGATGCCATCAAGCGCATTGGTCCTGATAAAAATCGCTTTCGAACCATTTTACCTGGTTCAAAATACGTAAATCCACCACAACAAGATTTAATCGACCCCTTTAAACTAACAAACATGAATTTAATCGAACAATTAAATCACGACTTTCCCAATGCTGAAGTATTGGCAGGTGAACTACGAAAATCATTACAAGGATTGGGAACTGATACTTCTTTAGTTTTAGCTGCTGCTTTACACCAACCAGGTGAAGATTTACAAACTAAATACAATCATTTTTGGAATCAATTTGATCGTCCTACCCCCGTAACTACCCTCACCCAGCAGGGTAAGTTAGGGTTTGCCCCCTTTCCCTACCCTCCTTTGCAAACCGAGCAGCATTTTTCTTCTTTGAGCACGATGCTGGATCATTTCTTTCAAACCAAGGTCCAGAGAGAACGAGTTCGTGAGCAAGGTGCTCAATTAATTCAAGTTACGAGAAATGAGCTAAAAAAGAATCGCAAAAAAATTAAGCGTTTAGAAAAAGATGCCAAAGATGCCACTAATGCGGACCAATACCGAATTAAGGGTGAAGTATTGATGACCTATTTACATCAAGTTAAACCAGGGATGAAGCAAGTTTCATTACCTAACTTTTACGATAACAACCAACCAATTGAGATTAACTTAAAAGTAGATCTTTCTCCATCGGCTAATGCACAGTGGTACTTTAAACAATTCCAAAAGAAAAAAAACGCTGGCAAATACATTCAAGAGCAGCTTCAAAATACTCACGTTGAAATTGATTACTTTGAAAATATTGAGAGTCAAATTGAATTAGCTAATCCTGAAAATTTAGCAGATATTAAAACTGAATTACAACAAGCTGGTTATTTGAAACGTAAGACAAAAAAAACAACAAAGAAAGTTATGGTTAGTCAGCCAGAAAAATTTGTAGCTAGTGATGGTACCGTAATTTTAGTTGGTAAAAACAATTTACAAAATGATAAATTAACCTTAAAAACAGCCGATAAACGAGAAACTTGGTTGCATACCCAAAACATTCACGGCTCTCACGTGATTATTCGTTCATTTTCACCTAGTGAAAAAACTATTTTAGAAGCTGCTAATCTAGCAGCCTACTTTTCCAAAGCACGCAATTCAGCAAATGTTCCCGTTGACTATGATTTGGTAAAAAGAGTCAAAAAGCCTAATGGAGCTAAACCGGGATTGGTTCATTATACCGGTCAAAAGACGGTCTATGTTACCCCTAGTCAAACCTTAGTGGAACAGTTACGTCAAAACGCTAAATAA